Proteins from one Impatiens glandulifera chromosome 2, dImpGla2.1, whole genome shotgun sequence genomic window:
- the LOC124925390 gene encoding cytochrome P450 CYP749A22-like, producing the protein MMEGVILYISLSLSTFFFLSLWALITFLHRIWWKPFHIQQKLHSQGLNGPPYKLLYGNTKDINKIICESMNKPLEQFTHQILPKIQPHIYEWLQIYGKNLLLWISYNPEIIVTEPELAKEILQNKDNDYPKRDGTSLLKKLFGDSIVASDGARWAKQRNLATHAFRTESLKNMFPAMVESAEVMLAKWKEHKDKEMEVFEEFRLLTSEVISRTAFGSSYMEGKQIFTMLIKLTSLAVANGYKQKLPFSGIFGRNKEEIEADDLKQGIKDSILQIVDRREKLMIESKDLLGLLLKAYRSEDESNRITLDDIVDECKTFYLTGHETTATLLSWTMFLLALHQDWQEKAREEVINVFAKDRPNPEGLSKLKTMNMIINECLRLYPPVISLQRKAKKEVHLGKILVPSESHLSVEMMAVHHDPDIWGEDVHMFKPERFAEGVAKATRNKVGTFIPFGFGPRMCVGMNFALNETKIALSMILQRYAFELSPTYVHSPIITITVRPQYGVPLLLYDL; encoded by the exons ATGATGGAAGGTGTCATACTTTAcatctccctctccctctccaccttcttcttcctctcccTTTGGGCTCTCATCACTTTCCTTCACAGGATATGGTGGAAACCATTTCATATACAACAAAAGCTGCATTCCCAAGGACTTAATGGTCCTCCTTACAAACTCCTCTACGGAAACACCAAAGACATAAACAAGATTATCTGTGAATCCATGAACAAACCATTGGAGCAGTTCACTCACCAAATTCTCCCCAAAATTCAGCCACATATCTATGAATGGTTACAAATCTATG GGAAGAATTTGCTTCTTTGGATAAGCTATAACCCAGAAATTATAGTCACCGAACCAGAACTTGCAAAGGAAATACTTCAAAACAAAGATAATGATTACCCAAAGAGAGATGGAACAAGTTTATTAAAGAAACTGTTCGGTGATAGTATTGTTGCATCTGATGGGGCAAGATGGGCTAAGCAAAGGAATCTTGCTACACATGCTTTTCGAACTGAAAGCTTGAAG AACATGTTTCCTGCCATGGTTGAAAGTGCTGAAGTGATGTTAGCCAAATGGAAAGAACACAAAGACAAAGAGATGGAGGTGTTTGAAGAATTCAGACTGTTGACATCTGAGGTCATTTCCAGGACAGCTTTTGGTAGTAGCTATATGGAAGGAAAACAGATCTTCACAATGTTGATCAAGTTAACTTCCTTGGCTGTTGCAAATGGTTACAAACAAAAACTTCCTTTCTCTGG GATCTTTGGGAGGAATAAAGAAGAAATAGAAGCAGATGATCTTAAACAAGGGATAAAGGATTCCATTTTACAGATAGTGGATAGAAGAGAAAAGTTGATGATTGAAAGCAAAGATCTTCTTGGTTTGCTTCTAAAAGCTTACAGAAGTGAAGATGAGTCTAATAGGATTACACTAGATGACATAGTAGATGAATGCAAGACATTTTACCTAACCGGACATGAGACCACAGCAACCTTACTATCATGGACCATGTTTCTTTTAGCACTCCATCAAGACTGGCAAGAAAAAGCTAGAGAAGAGGTTATCAATGTGTTTGCTAAAGATCGTCCAAACCCAGAAGGCCTTTCAAAGTTGAAAACG ATGAACATGATCATCAATGAGTGTCTAAGACTATATCCACCTGTAATCAGCCTACAAAGAAAAGCCAAGAAAGAAGTTCATTTGGGAAAGATTCTTGTTCCATCAGAAAGTCATTTATCTGTTGAAATGATGGCAGTTCATCATGATCCTGATATATGGGGAGAGGATGTACATATGTTTAAGCCAGAGAGGTTTGCTGAAGGAGTTGCTAAAGCTACAAGAAATAAAGTTGGCACATTCATTCCCTTCGGTTTCGGGCCTCGAATGTGTGTGGGGATGAATTTCGCGCTTAATGAAACAAAGATTGCACTCTCAATGATCTTACAGCGATATGCATTCGAACTCTCACCTACCTATGTTCACTCGCCAATTATCACAATAACAGTTCGCCCACAGTATGGGGTTCCTCTGCTTCTTTATGATCTTTAG
- the LOC124924505 gene encoding cytochrome P450 CYP749A22-like: MVTLRGYWVIALPLLKVKDGKRKGSSNQAFHTESLKNMVPAMVGSTKRMLEKWNEQQGNEIEAFEEFRLLTSEIISRTAFGSNYEQGKDIFELLAEMCNIFARNVYKTRLPFVCKIWKCKDDIESARLEKKIQESVTRIIKVNKTNDEKNRISNQDLIDECKTFYLAGHETTVNMIINESLRLYAPVTKVIKNVKKKVRLGKIIIPAKSHVSVPILAIYHDPEIWGEDVYEFKPERFA; encoded by the exons ATGGTTACTTTAAGAGGTTATTGGGTAATAGCATTGCCACTTCTGAAGGTGAAAgatggaaaaagaaaaggaagttCCAATCAAGCCTTCCATACAGAGAGCCTGAAAAATATGGTTCCTGCAATGGTTGGCAGCACAAAGAGAATGCTGGAGAAATGGAATGAACAACAAGGAAATGAGATCGAAGCATTTGAAGAATTCAGATTACTAACTTCAGAAATCATTTCAAGAACAGCATTTGGAAGCAATTATGAACAAGGGAAAGACATATTTGAGTTGTTAGCAGAGATGTGCAATATCTTTGCTAGAAATGTTTACAAGACTAGACTCCCTTTTGTTTG TAAAATTTGGAAATGTAAAGATGATATAGAATCAGCAAGATTGGAGAAGAAGATACAAGAATCTGTTACCCGAATCATAAAG GTTAACAAAACCAACGATGAGAAAAACAGGATTAGCAATCAAGATCTGATCGACGAATGCAAGACATTTTACCTTGCAGGACATGAAACCACA GTGAACATGATCATAAATGAATCACTGAGGCTATATGCTCCTGTGACTAAAGTGATAAAAAATGTTAAGAAAAAAGTCAGATTGGGGAAGATCATAATTCCAGCTAAATCCCATGTTTCTGTTCCAATATTGGCAATTTACCATGATCCTGAGATTTGGGGAGAAGATGTTTATGAATTTAAGCCAGAAAGATTTGCATAA